A region of Macaca thibetana thibetana isolate TM-01 chromosome 20, ASM2454274v1, whole genome shotgun sequence DNA encodes the following proteins:
- the KATNB1 gene encoding katanin p80 WD40 repeat-containing subunit B1 isoform X2, producing MATPVVTKTAWKLQEIVAHASNVSSLVLGKASGRLLATGGDDCRVNLWSINKPNCIMSLTGHTSPVESVRLNTPEELIVAGSQSGSIRVWDLEAAKILRTLMGHKANICSLDFHPYGEFVASGSQDTNIKLWDIRRKGCVFRYRGHSQAVRCLRFSPDGKWLASAADDHTVKLWDLTAGKMMSEFPGHTGPVNVVEFHPNEYLLASGSSDRTIRFWDLEKFQVVSCIEGEPGPVRSVLFNPDGCCLYSGCQDSLRVYGWEPERCFDVVLVNWGKVADLAICNDQLIGVAFSQSNVSSYVVDLTRVTRTGTVARDPVQDHRPLAQPPPNPSAPLRRIYERPSTTCSKPQRVKQNSESERRSPSSEDDRDERESRAEIQNAEDYNEIFQPKNSISRTPPRRSEPFPAPPEDDAATAKEAAKPSSAMDVQFPVPNLEVLPRPPVVASTPAPKAEPAIIPATRNEPIGLKASDFLPAVKIPQQAELVDEDAMSQIRKGHDTMCVVLTSRHKNLDTVRAVWTTGDIKTSVDSAVAINDLSVVVDLLNIVNQKASLWKLDLCTTVLPQIEKLLQSKYESYVQTGCTSLKLILQRFLPLITDMLAAPPSVGVDISREERLHKCRLCYKQLKSISGLVKSKSGLSGRHGSTFRELHLLMASLD from the exons AAGAGATCGTCGCACATGCCAGCAATGTGTCCTCACTGGTGCTGGGCAAAGCCTCCGGGCGGCTGCTGGCTACAGGCGGGGATGACTGCCGCGTCAACCTGTGGTCCATCAACAAGCCCAACTGCATCATG AGCCTGACGGGCCACACGTCCCCAGTGGAGAGCGTCCGCCTCAACACCCCTGAGGAGCTCATCGTGGCTGGCTCCCAGTCGGGCTCCATCCGTGTCTGGGACCTGGAAGCTGCCAAAA TTCTTCGCACACTCATGGGACACAAAGCCAACATCTGCAGCCTGGATTTCCACCCGTACGGCGAGTTCGTAGCCTCCGGTTCCCAGGACACGAACATCAAG CTCTGGGACATCAGGAGGAAAGGCTGTGTCTTCCGATACAGG GGGCACAGCCAGGCTGTGCGGTGTCTCCGGTTCAGCCCCGATGGGAAGTGGTTGGCGTCGGCCGCAGATGACCATACCGTGAAG CTCTGGGATCTCACTGCTGGCAAGATGATGTCTGAGTTCCCTGGTCACACGGGGCCTGTCAACGTGGTCGAGTTTCACCCCAACGAGTACCTCCTGGCCTCCGGCAGCTCTGACAG GACAATCCGTTTCTGGGACCTGGAGAAGTTCCAGGTGGTGAGCTGCATCGAAGGGGAGCCTGGGCCTGTCAG GAGCGTCCTGTTCAACCCCGACGGCTGCTGCCTGTATAGCGGCTGCCAGGACTCGCTGCGTGTCTACGGCTGGGAACCTGAGCGGTGCTTTGATGTGGTCCTCGTCAACTGGGGCAAGGTGGCCGACCTGGCCATCTGCAATGACCAGTTG ATAGGTGTGGCTTTCTCCCAGAGCAACGTCTCCTCTTATGTGGTGGATCTGACACGTGTCACCAGGACTGGCACGGTGGCCCGGGACCCTGTGCAGGACCACCGGCCCCTGGCACAGCCACCACCCAACCCCAGTGCCCCGCTCCGGCGCATCTACGAGCGGCCCAGCACAACCTGCAGCAAGCCTCAGAG GGTGAAGCAGAACTCAGAGAGCGAGCGCCGCAGCCCCAGCAGCGAGGATGACCGGGACGAGCGCGAGTCCCGCGCGGAGATCCAGAACGCCGAGGACTACAACGAGATCTTTCAGCCCAAGAACAGCATCA GTCGGACACCACCCCGGAGAAGTGAGCCCTTCCCTGCACCCCCAGAGGACG ATGCAGCCACAGCAAAGGAGGCAGCAAAGCCCAGCTCTGCCATGGATGTGCAGTTCCCAGTGCCAAAC CTGGAGGTCCTGCCCCGGCCCCCGGTGGTTGCTTCCACACCTGCACCCAAGGCTGAGCCTGCCATCATCCCTGCCACCCGGAATGAGCCCATCGGGCTGAAGGCCTCCGACTTCCTGCCC GCCGTGAAGATCCCCCAGCAGGCTGAGCTGGTGGACGAGGATGCCATGTCACAGATCCGCAAAGGCCACGACACCATGTGTGTGGTGCTCACCAGCCGCCACAAGAACCTGGACACCGTGCGGGCTGTGTGGACCACGGGCGACATCAAG ACGTCGGTGGACTCCGCTGTGGCCATCAACGACCTGTCGGTGGTGGTGGACCTCCTGAACATCGTCAACCAGAAAGC CTCCCTGTGGAAGCTGGACCTGTGCACCACGGTCCTGCCACAGATCGagaagcttctgcagagcaagtATGAGAG CTACGTCCAGACGGGCTGCACCTCCCTGAAGCTGATCCTGCAGCGGTTTCTGCCCCTCATCACGGACATGCTGGCAGCCCCGCCCTCCGTGGGTGTGGATATCAGTAGGGAGGAGAG GCTGCACAAGTGCCGGCTCTGCTACAAGCAGCTCAAGAGCATCAGCGGCCTGGTCAAGAGCAAGTCGGGCCTGAGCGGCCGCCACGGCAGTACCTTCCGCGAGCTGCACCTGCTCATGGCCAGTCTGGACTGA
- the KATNB1 gene encoding katanin p80 WD40 repeat-containing subunit B1 isoform X1, translating to MATPVVTKTAWKLQEIVAHASNVSSLVLGKASGRLLATGGDDCRVNLWSINKPNCIMSLTGHTSPVESVRLNTPEELIVAGSQSGSIRVWDLEAAKILRTLMGHKANICSLDFHPYGEFVASGSQDTNIKLWDIRRKGCVFRYRGHSQAVRCLRFSPDGKWLASAADDHTVKLWDLTAGKMMSEFPGHTGPVNVVEFHPNEYLLASGSSDRTIRFWDLEKFQVVSCIEGEPGPVRSVLFNPDGCCLYSGCQDSLRVYGWEPERCFDVVLVNWGKVADLAICNDQLIGVAFSQSNVSSYVVDLTRVTRTGTVARDPVQDHRPLAQPPPNPSAPLRRIYERPSTTCSKPQRVKQNSESERRSPSSEDDRDERESRAEIQNAEDYNEIFQPKNSISRTPPRRSEPFPAPPEDGELDAATAKEAAKPSSAMDVQFPVPNLEVLPRPPVVASTPAPKAEPAIIPATRNEPIGLKASDFLPAVKIPQQAELVDEDAMSQIRKGHDTMCVVLTSRHKNLDTVRAVWTTGDIKTSVDSAVAINDLSVVVDLLNIVNQKASLWKLDLCTTVLPQIEKLLQSKYESYVQTGCTSLKLILQRFLPLITDMLAAPPSVGVDISREERLHKCRLCYKQLKSISGLVKSKSGLSGRHGSTFRELHLLMASLD from the exons AAGAGATCGTCGCACATGCCAGCAATGTGTCCTCACTGGTGCTGGGCAAAGCCTCCGGGCGGCTGCTGGCTACAGGCGGGGATGACTGCCGCGTCAACCTGTGGTCCATCAACAAGCCCAACTGCATCATG AGCCTGACGGGCCACACGTCCCCAGTGGAGAGCGTCCGCCTCAACACCCCTGAGGAGCTCATCGTGGCTGGCTCCCAGTCGGGCTCCATCCGTGTCTGGGACCTGGAAGCTGCCAAAA TTCTTCGCACACTCATGGGACACAAAGCCAACATCTGCAGCCTGGATTTCCACCCGTACGGCGAGTTCGTAGCCTCCGGTTCCCAGGACACGAACATCAAG CTCTGGGACATCAGGAGGAAAGGCTGTGTCTTCCGATACAGG GGGCACAGCCAGGCTGTGCGGTGTCTCCGGTTCAGCCCCGATGGGAAGTGGTTGGCGTCGGCCGCAGATGACCATACCGTGAAG CTCTGGGATCTCACTGCTGGCAAGATGATGTCTGAGTTCCCTGGTCACACGGGGCCTGTCAACGTGGTCGAGTTTCACCCCAACGAGTACCTCCTGGCCTCCGGCAGCTCTGACAG GACAATCCGTTTCTGGGACCTGGAGAAGTTCCAGGTGGTGAGCTGCATCGAAGGGGAGCCTGGGCCTGTCAG GAGCGTCCTGTTCAACCCCGACGGCTGCTGCCTGTATAGCGGCTGCCAGGACTCGCTGCGTGTCTACGGCTGGGAACCTGAGCGGTGCTTTGATGTGGTCCTCGTCAACTGGGGCAAGGTGGCCGACCTGGCCATCTGCAATGACCAGTTG ATAGGTGTGGCTTTCTCCCAGAGCAACGTCTCCTCTTATGTGGTGGATCTGACACGTGTCACCAGGACTGGCACGGTGGCCCGGGACCCTGTGCAGGACCACCGGCCCCTGGCACAGCCACCACCCAACCCCAGTGCCCCGCTCCGGCGCATCTACGAGCGGCCCAGCACAACCTGCAGCAAGCCTCAGAG GGTGAAGCAGAACTCAGAGAGCGAGCGCCGCAGCCCCAGCAGCGAGGATGACCGGGACGAGCGCGAGTCCCGCGCGGAGATCCAGAACGCCGAGGACTACAACGAGATCTTTCAGCCCAAGAACAGCATCA GTCGGACACCACCCCGGAGAAGTGAGCCCTTCCCTGCACCCCCAGAGGACGGTGAGTTGG ATGCAGCCACAGCAAAGGAGGCAGCAAAGCCCAGCTCTGCCATGGATGTGCAGTTCCCAGTGCCAAAC CTGGAGGTCCTGCCCCGGCCCCCGGTGGTTGCTTCCACACCTGCACCCAAGGCTGAGCCTGCCATCATCCCTGCCACCCGGAATGAGCCCATCGGGCTGAAGGCCTCCGACTTCCTGCCC GCCGTGAAGATCCCCCAGCAGGCTGAGCTGGTGGACGAGGATGCCATGTCACAGATCCGCAAAGGCCACGACACCATGTGTGTGGTGCTCACCAGCCGCCACAAGAACCTGGACACCGTGCGGGCTGTGTGGACCACGGGCGACATCAAG ACGTCGGTGGACTCCGCTGTGGCCATCAACGACCTGTCGGTGGTGGTGGACCTCCTGAACATCGTCAACCAGAAAGC CTCCCTGTGGAAGCTGGACCTGTGCACCACGGTCCTGCCACAGATCGagaagcttctgcagagcaagtATGAGAG CTACGTCCAGACGGGCTGCACCTCCCTGAAGCTGATCCTGCAGCGGTTTCTGCCCCTCATCACGGACATGCTGGCAGCCCCGCCCTCCGTGGGTGTGGATATCAGTAGGGAGGAGAG GCTGCACAAGTGCCGGCTCTGCTACAAGCAGCTCAAGAGCATCAGCGGCCTGGTCAAGAGCAAGTCGGGCCTGAGCGGCCGCCACGGCAGTACCTTCCGCGAGCTGCACCTGCTCATGGCCAGTCTGGACTGA